In Candidatus Hydrogenedentota bacterium, a genomic segment contains:
- a CDS encoding tetratricopeptide repeat protein — protein MGIGLIVLFCVDAALAVGAVWILVRRGPNTVGALRAFESVMLLVGALVIHALAVLACGVITQLTDGSWSATEQLSLTMAGLAGGAIPVMILGYLVAAGFAHSFTAALSGDRPASPIPSVCAEAERLVTTGDVDGAVQAYKRFYRQYPQSTRPLFDAAVLLMRKQRHQEAADLLREIMRINRDNTAEWKPSAHLLADLLQNHFDEPESADYLLTEIAKRGGEPQPSKSAMSRSEAAFKMDRARTMAGRGMTDEAVRLFQEIDRAHPSSPHAIKAAAVALESEGRLDEAYALYREIMRRFPQDVPDWALAAHRAALICINHLHRPDEARATARLLLQKAPGSSAARWAGAYLMDVNREAD, from the coding sequence ATGGGCATCGGCTTGATAGTTCTATTCTGTGTGGATGCTGCGTTGGCAGTCGGCGCCGTGTGGATTCTCGTTCGCCGAGGGCCCAACACCGTCGGCGCATTGCGCGCATTCGAGTCCGTCATGTTGCTGGTAGGAGCCTTGGTCATACATGCGCTGGCTGTGCTTGCGTGCGGCGTAATAACGCAACTCACCGACGGCTCGTGGTCTGCAACCGAACAATTGTCGCTCACGATGGCCGGCTTGGCGGGCGGAGCCATTCCCGTGATGATACTGGGGTATCTCGTTGCCGCGGGATTCGCGCACAGCTTCACCGCGGCACTCAGCGGAGATCGCCCCGCGTCTCCTATACCGTCCGTGTGCGCCGAAGCGGAGCGCCTTGTAACGACCGGCGATGTCGATGGTGCGGTCCAGGCGTACAAGCGTTTCTATCGCCAGTATCCGCAGTCCACGCGGCCTTTGTTCGATGCCGCGGTATTGTTGATGCGTAAGCAGCGTCATCAGGAGGCCGCGGATCTACTGCGCGAAATCATGCGCATCAACCGTGACAACACGGCCGAGTGGAAGCCATCCGCGCATCTTCTTGCCGATCTTCTCCAAAACCATTTCGATGAACCCGAAAGCGCGGATTACCTGCTAACCGAGATCGCGAAACGCGGCGGCGAACCGCAACCCTCCAAAAGTGCGATGTCGCGCTCGGAAGCCGCGTTCAAGATGGACCGCGCGCGAACGATGGCGGGAAGGGGCATGACCGATGAGGCCGTTCGGTTGTTTCAGGAAATCGATCGCGCGCATCCTTCTTCACCGCACGCAATCAAGGCCGCAGCCGTGGCGCTCGAGTCCGAAGGTCGTCTGGACGAAGCGTATGCCCTGTACCGGGAAATCATGCGCAGGTTTCCGCAGGATGTGCCAGACTGGGCGCTGGCCGCGCACCGTGCCGCGTTAATTTGCATCAACCACCTGCACCGCCCGGACGAGGCTCGCGCCACCGCGCGGTTGCTTCTCCAGAAAGCGCCCGGTTCCTCGGCGGCGCGCTGGGCCGGCGCCTACCTCATGGACGTGAACAGAGAGGCAGATTAG
- a CDS encoding DUF4190 domain-containing protein: MSTVRCPKCDRELDGWQGAECPQCGERLAVSNEPSPPPIAPPRPAVRVAQTGPAPDAPNDGMAIASLVLGICSYLCTGPLCSVPGIITGVVSLSRIRKSRPKLRGEGLAIGGIVLSGVNLALCVVMIPMMAAIMLPALARAREAARRASCQNNLKQLGLVVKMFANESDGEYYPVLSPESGKLMFANMSAVSKSPVYPEFFTDASILICPSDPSADTEAAAAAQDPETILDDTCYYYLGYVVRSDDEVEEFAEQYRKVTGESGDFEHNLQLSESSLESRARYIYRLREGVEQEFMGDIRVPATAAADIPVLIERIGHHVPMGANVLYMDGHVEFIRYPGKWPMTERTVSVLQALDGGFWPPREVDLGYN, translated from the coding sequence ATGAGCACCGTACGATGTCCGAAGTGCGACAGAGAATTGGACGGATGGCAAGGCGCCGAGTGTCCGCAGTGTGGGGAACGCCTTGCAGTATCGAACGAGCCTTCGCCGCCTCCCATTGCACCCCCACGGCCCGCCGTTCGCGTCGCTCAGACGGGACCCGCACCCGACGCCCCCAACGACGGCATGGCCATAGCCAGCTTGGTTCTGGGCATTTGCTCCTACTTGTGTACGGGGCCGCTCTGCTCCGTTCCTGGAATCATCACGGGGGTCGTTTCGCTGTCACGAATACGGAAGTCGCGTCCGAAGCTCCGCGGCGAAGGGTTGGCCATAGGAGGGATCGTACTGAGCGGCGTCAATCTCGCCCTATGCGTTGTCATGATTCCCATGATGGCGGCAATCATGTTGCCCGCGCTCGCGCGCGCCAGAGAGGCGGCTCGCCGCGCCTCCTGCCAGAACAACCTTAAGCAGCTTGGTTTAGTCGTGAAAATGTTCGCCAACGAAAGCGACGGCGAATACTACCCGGTATTGTCGCCGGAATCGGGCAAGCTCATGTTTGCCAACATGAGCGCTGTATCGAAGTCGCCGGTGTATCCCGAATTCTTTACGGATGCGAGCATCTTGATTTGTCCCAGCGATCCTTCTGCGGATACGGAAGCCGCTGCGGCCGCGCAAGACCCCGAAACCATCCTGGACGACACGTGCTACTACTACCTGGGCTACGTCGTGCGAAGCGACGACGAAGTCGAGGAATTTGCAGAGCAATACCGCAAGGTTACCGGCGAGAGTGGCGACTTCGAACACAACCTGCAACTCTCGGAATCGTCCTTGGAAAGCAGAGCCCGTTACATCTACAGACTTCGAGAAGGGGTGGAGCAAGAGTTTATGGGTGATATCCGCGTGCCGGCGACCGCCGCAGCGGATATCCCCGTCCTCATTGAGCGCATCGGCCACCATGTACCGATGGGCGCGAACGTTCTCTACATGGACGGTCACGTCGAATTTATCAGATATCCCGGTAAATGGCCGATGACGGAACGCACCGTGAGCGTCTTGCAGGCGCTCGACGGCGGTTTTTGGCCTCCACGGGAAGTAGACTTGGGCTACAACTGA